The Ornithinimicrobium sufpigmenti genome includes the window ACCAACCTGGCCGTCGCCCTGGCGCAGCACTCCCCGACCGGGACGGTGCTGGTCGACCTCGACGTCCAGTTCGGCGACGTGGCCGCCGCGCTCAGCCTGGACCCGACGTACACACTGGTCGACGTGCTGACCGGTCCGGTCGCCAGCGACGCCATCGCGCTCAAGACCTTGTTGACCAAGCACGAGTCCGGCCTGCACGTCGTCCCGGGTGTCCGCAACCCGGCCGACGCCGACCAGATCGGCACGGCTGCCCTGTCCCGGCTGCTGGAGACGCTCAAGCAGGAGTTCCGCTACGTCATCATCGACACCGCGCCCGGTCTGACCGACCAGACGCTCGCTGCGCTGGACCATGCCACCGACCTCGTCCTGGTCTCCGGGCTGGACGTGCCGAGCGTGCGGGGGATGCGCAAGGAGCTGGAGGTCCTCGAGGAGCTGGACCTGGAGCCGTTGCGTATCCAGGTGCTGCTCAACATGGTCGAGAAGGGTGGCGGGCTCAGCGTCTCCGACGTGGCCGCCACTCTGGCCCGCAGGGTCGATGTCGTGCTGCCCCGCAGCCCGAAGGTGCTGCGCTCCACCAACGCCGGGGAGCCGATCGTCCTGAGCCAGCCCCGCGACTCAGTCAGCAAGGACCTCACCGCACTGGCTTCCACCTTCGCTCCACTGAGCTCAGGCAGCCGCGGTGGCCGACACCGGGGACTGATGGCGCGATGAGCCTCAGCGAACGCCTGCGCCGCGCCCAGAGCGCCGCTCCCGACCACGGCAGACTGGCCCGGGATGTCCCCCCACCCACGACGCTGCCGATGAGCGAGGCAGTCACCTCGACGCCGCCGGAGGCTGAGCACCCGGGGCAGGCCGTGACCGGCTCTGGTCTCCCGGAGCCGGCCCGCCCCGGTGATTCGCCGACTACCGACCCGACGGCCGCCGGAGCCCCGAGCCTCGCCGCGCAGCGGCCCCGGCAGTCAGATGCCCTGGCGGGTCTCAAGGCCGAGGCCCGTGACCAGCTCTTCCAGCGGCTCGGCAACCGGCTCACCGACTCCTCCATGGGCGAGCAGGCACTGCGCGACCTGGTCCTGCGGGAGATGACCGCCCTGGTCAACGCGAGCAGCGTGCCGCTGCGGGCAGACGAGCGCCGTCGGCTGATCGCCGAGATCTCCGACGACGTCCTGGGCTACGGCCCGCTGCAGAAGCTGCTGGACGACGACTCGGTCACCGAGATCATGGTCAACGGCCACGACAACGTCTACGTCGAGCAAGCGGGCCGGCTCCAGCGCGCCGACGTGCAGTTCTCCTCCGACGAGCACCTGCGGCGCATCATCGAGCGCATCGTGGGCCGGGTCGGGCGGCGGATCGACGAGTCCTCGCCGATGGTGGACGCCCGGCTCGAGGACGGCTCCCGCGTCAACGCGGTGATCCCGCCGCTCGCCTTCTCCGGCTCGACGCTGACCATCCGCAAGTTCGGCAAGGTCCCGCTGCGGGCGGACGACCTCGTCGCGCGCGGCAGCCTCTCGACCCGGATGGTCCAGCTGCTGCACGGCTGCGTCGAGGCCAAGCTCAACATCCTGGTCGCCGGGGGCACCGGCACGGGCAAGACGACGATGCTCAACGTGCTCTCCTCCTTCATCCCCAACACCGAGCGCATCGTGACCATCGAGGACGCCGTCGAGCTGCAGCTGCAGCAGGACCACGTCGTGCGCCTGGAGAGCCGGCCGCCCAACATCGAGGGCACCGGTGCGGTCACCATCCGCGACCTGGTCCGCAACTCGCTGCGCATGCGCCCGGACCGCATCATCGTGGGCGAGGTCCGCGGCGGGGAGAGCCTGGACATGCTGCAGGCCATGAACACCGGGCACGACGGCTCGTTGTCCACCCTGCACGCCAACACTCCCCGCGACGCGGTCGCGCGCCTGGAGACCATGGTGCTCATGGCCGGCATGGACCTGCCGCTGCGGGCCATCCGGGAGCAGATCGCCTCCGCCGTGGACGTCATCGTGCACCTGACCCGGCTGAGGGACGGCACCCGCCGGGTCACCCACATCACCGAGGTGCAGGGCATGGAGGGTGACATCGTCACCCTGCAGGACGCCTTCGTCTTCGACTACGCCGCCGGGGTGGACGCCAACGGCAGGTTCCTCGGACAGGCGATCCCCACGGGGGTACGTCCCGCCTTCACCGACCGCTTCGCCGAGCAGGGGGTCGAGCTGCCGCCCGGCATCTTCGAGGACTCCTTCATCGGCCGGGGCCGACGGTGAGGAGCCACCGGTGAGAGGTCGACCATGAGCCTGGGCCTGCTGACGGTCGGGGTGGTGCTTCTCGCAGCGTCCGCGTGCGTGCTGGCGACGCTGCTGCTCGTCCCCAGCCGCTCCCTGCCGTACGACCGGCGTCGCTACGGCGTGGAGGACACCTCGCTGGTCACCCGGGTCGCGGGAGCAGCCACCGGCCGGATCGGGCAGCTGGTGGACCGCAGCGGGCGCGGCCGTCGATGGTCGAACGCCCTGGACCTGGCGGGCATCAGGATGGACGTGGCCGACTTCATCCTCGTCACCGGGGCGATGGCGCTCGCCGCCTTCGCCGTCGGCGCGGTGCTGGAGGGGCTGGTGTTGGCGCTGCTCCTGGCGTTCATGACGGGCATCGGCGTGCTGGCCTGGGTCCACGTGCGGGCCGACCGGCGCCGCGCCCGGTTCGCCGACCAGATCGACGACATCGTCACCCTGCTGGCCAGCAACATGCGGGCCGGGCACTCCATGCAGCAGGCGCTCAGCTACGTCGCCCGGGAGGTCGACGAGCCGGCGGCCGGGGAGCTGGCCCGGGTCGTCAACCAGGCGAGGGTCGGGCGGGACGTCACCCTGGCGCTGACCGAGACCGCCGAGCGGATGGGTAGTGACGACTTCCACTGGATCGGCCAGGCCATCACGATCCACCGGCAGGTCGGCGGCAACCTGGCCGAGGTGCTCGACACCGTGGGCGAGACCGTCCGCGAGCGCGGTCAGATCCGGCGTCAGGTCAAGTCCCTGGCCGCCGAGGGCAAGCTGTCCGCGATCATCCTCATGGCGCTCCCCTTCGGCATGGCAGGCATGCTCGCGATCGTCAACCCCGAGTACATCGGCGTCCTGCTGGAGTCTCCCCTCGGCTGGGCGATGATCGCCGGGGGGTTCGTCATGCTCACCCTTGGCGGCCTGTGGCTGCGCAAGGTGATCGAGGTGAAGTTCTGATGGACGGCCGGACCCTCATGCTGCTGGGTGCGGCGCTGGTCGGCGTCGCGCTCCTGTTCCTCGTCTTCGCCTTCTCCTCGGGCCCCGACGCCACCCGGCGCCGCGCCCTGGAGAACCTCGCCCGCGAGTCCCGTGCCGGGGCGACGGAGGACCCGTATGCCGCTCCCTCCGGCTGGCTCTACCGGACGGCCTACGCACTCACACCGATGGGCATGGTGAAGCGGATCGACCGGCTCCTCGGCGGCGCGGGCCGGCCGGCGCGGTGGCCGCTGCACCGCGTCCTCGTCACCAAGCTGGTCACCACCGCGGTCACCGCGGGCGTCTTCGTGCTCCTCCTCTCCGGCGGACCCACCCCCCGGATGGTGCTCTTCGCGGTCGGGACCACGACCGCCGTCTGGCTCCTGCCCGAGCTGCTGCTCTACAACACCGCGCAGAAGCGGCAGCAGGCCATCCAGGAGGCGCTGCCCGACACCCTCGACCAGCTGACGATCTCGGTCGAGGCCGGGCTGGGCTTCGAGGCCGCGATCACGCACGTCGCCCGCGGCAGCGAGGGGCCGCTCGCGGACGAGTTCGTCCGGACGCTGCAGGAGATCCAGGTCGGTGTCCCCCGGCGGGTGGCCTACAGGGGGTTGACCAGCCGGGTGCAGGTGGAGGATCTGCGCCGCTTCGTGCGGGCCATCATGCAGGGCGAGGAGCACGGCATCTCGATCGCCAGGGTCCTGTCCACCCAGGCGGCGGAGATGCGCGTCAAACGTCGCCAGCGCGCGGAGGAGAAGGCCATGCAGATCCCGGTCAAGGTGGTCTTCCCGCTCATCCTCTTCATCCTGCCCGCCCTCTTCATAGTGGTTATGGGGCCCGGCGTCATCAACATCCTGCAGGCCTTCTCCGGCCTCTGACGAAAGACAGGAGGAGCTAGACATGCCCCTGAACCCCGAGGACGTCGTCCGCAAGACGTTCACCACCGTCGTGCTGCGCCGCGGTTATGACGAGAAGGAGGTCGACACCTTCCTGGAGGAGGTCGTCGCCGAGCTGCGACACCTCCACGGACGGGTCGACGAGCTGACGGCCGAGGTTGCCACGCTGCGGGCGCGCGGCTCCTCCGACGTCGCCTCCGAGCGGGTCCAACGAGAGCAGCAGCAGGTGGACCTGGTCCGGGCTGAGCGGCGGGAGCTGGTCGCCGACATGGCACAGCTGCAGGCCAGGTTCGAGCAGACCACCCAGGAGGCCGACGCGGCCGAGCAGCGCAGGGAACGGGCCCAGCGCAAGGTCGCAGAGCTGGAGCAGCGCCAGGCCGAGCTGGACGAGCAGGTGCACCAGGAGCAGAAACAGCTGGAGGGGATGCACGCCGCACGCGAGGAGGTCCTGGCTGCCCAGGACAGGACGGCCGCCGAGTTGCGCACGCTGCGCGCCGCCGCCGAGATCCAGGCGGAGCCGCTCGGGCCGGTCGAGATCGAGCCGACCGGCAACCCCCAGCTCGACGACCTGGCAGTCATCACCGCCATCGCCCACCGGCTGCACGCCGACCACGTCGAGCAGGGCCGGGCGCTCGCCGAGCGGCTGCGCACCACCGCCGAGCAAGAGGCAGTGAGCGTGCGCGAGGTCGCCCAGCGCGAGTGCGAGCAGCTGCGCACCTGCGCCGAGCAGGAGACGGCGACCCTGCGCGAGAGCACGCGGCGGCAGGGCGAGCAGCTGCTCTCCGACGCCAGCAGCGTGGCACGGAGCGAGCACGAGCGGCTCGTCCAGGAGGGGCAGCA containing:
- a CDS encoding AAA family ATPase codes for the protein MSAVILATGSRHLARTIRLAGGDEDLMVIAPDQVPAGAAQLLALAEEPESVRTVILDGAGDAETEERALQMASRMEQSYPHVSVVLVTSRGEEIALRALRSGVRDVLAPDAAVEDVRWAVRRTMESAGALGGRPAQAEPFTGRVITVASPKGGVGKTTIATNLAVALAQHSPTGTVLVDLDVQFGDVAAALSLDPTYTLVDVLTGPVASDAIALKTLLTKHESGLHVVPGVRNPADADQIGTAALSRLLETLKQEFRYVIIDTAPGLTDQTLAALDHATDLVLVSGLDVPSVRGMRKELEVLEELDLEPLRIQVLLNMVEKGGGLSVSDVAATLARRVDVVLPRSPKVLRSTNAGEPIVLSQPRDSVSKDLTALASTFAPLSSGSRGGRHRGLMAR
- a CDS encoding CpaF family protein; amino-acid sequence: MSLSERLRRAQSAAPDHGRLARDVPPPTTLPMSEAVTSTPPEAEHPGQAVTGSGLPEPARPGDSPTTDPTAAGAPSLAAQRPRQSDALAGLKAEARDQLFQRLGNRLTDSSMGEQALRDLVLREMTALVNASSVPLRADERRRLIAEISDDVLGYGPLQKLLDDDSVTEIMVNGHDNVYVEQAGRLQRADVQFSSDEHLRRIIERIVGRVGRRIDESSPMVDARLEDGSRVNAVIPPLAFSGSTLTIRKFGKVPLRADDLVARGSLSTRMVQLLHGCVEAKLNILVAGGTGTGKTTMLNVLSSFIPNTERIVTIEDAVELQLQQDHVVRLESRPPNIEGTGAVTIRDLVRNSLRMRPDRIIVGEVRGGESLDMLQAMNTGHDGSLSTLHANTPRDAVARLETMVLMAGMDLPLRAIREQIASAVDVIVHLTRLRDGTRRVTHITEVQGMEGDIVTLQDAFVFDYAAGVDANGRFLGQAIPTGVRPAFTDRFAEQGVELPPGIFEDSFIGRGRR
- a CDS encoding type II secretion system F family protein — encoded protein: MSLGLLTVGVVLLAASACVLATLLLVPSRSLPYDRRRYGVEDTSLVTRVAGAATGRIGQLVDRSGRGRRWSNALDLAGIRMDVADFILVTGAMALAAFAVGAVLEGLVLALLLAFMTGIGVLAWVHVRADRRRARFADQIDDIVTLLASNMRAGHSMQQALSYVAREVDEPAAGELARVVNQARVGRDVTLALTETAERMGSDDFHWIGQAITIHRQVGGNLAEVLDTVGETVRERGQIRRQVKSLAAEGKLSAIILMALPFGMAGMLAIVNPEYIGVLLESPLGWAMIAGGFVMLTLGGLWLRKVIEVKF
- a CDS encoding type II secretion system F family protein encodes the protein MDGRTLMLLGAALVGVALLFLVFAFSSGPDATRRRALENLARESRAGATEDPYAAPSGWLYRTAYALTPMGMVKRIDRLLGGAGRPARWPLHRVLVTKLVTTAVTAGVFVLLLSGGPTPRMVLFAVGTTTAVWLLPELLLYNTAQKRQQAIQEALPDTLDQLTISVEAGLGFEAAITHVARGSEGPLADEFVRTLQEIQVGVPRRVAYRGLTSRVQVEDLRRFVRAIMQGEEHGISIARVLSTQAAEMRVKRRQRAEEKAMQIPVKVVFPLILFILPALFIVVMGPGVINILQAFSGL
- a CDS encoding DivIVA domain-containing protein, giving the protein MPLNPEDVVRKTFTTVVLRRGYDEKEVDTFLEEVVAELRHLHGRVDELTAEVATLRARGSSDVASERVQREQQQVDLVRAERRELVADMAQLQARFEQTTQEADAAEQRRERAQRKVAELEQRQAELDEQVHQEQKQLEGMHAAREEVLAAQDRTAAELRTLRAAAEIQAEPLGPVEIEPTGNPQLDDLAVITAIAHRLHADHVEQGRALAERLRTTAEQEAVSVREVAQRECEQLRTCAEQETATLRESTRRQGEQLLSDASSVARSEHERLVQEGQQAHDRLVGEAQERRAGILADLQVRRELLETRIEALERSQQDYRDRLRLLVQDQLAALDGDGWAATADPTGKDLAIP